One Leucobacter muris DNA segment encodes these proteins:
- a CDS encoding helix-turn-helix domain-containing protein: MDDRKTEGDRMPHTRLFDVVPENSVRFLGHDTHTHPVPHLIHVVSGTADLVVDGAPVHLDAKENLWLAADVPHSAQYAPDSVVLGPFLSPGTTPPVPMRVLGVVPRLTEIARMILGASPRTDAQIRVFREALDEVLLDLDAPYFALRMPTHPVAREVARAAVASDLTLERLAARRRTSVRHVQRLFRDETDLPFTNWRARAKLNVAISRLRAGDSVPAAAHYAGYASRASLLKSLSRESGVAQRLLADDPLTALETRATGA, encoded by the coding sequence ATGGATGACCGGAAGACCGAGGGGGATCGCATGCCGCACACCCGACTCTTCGACGTGGTGCCCGAGAACTCCGTGCGCTTCCTCGGCCACGACACCCACACGCACCCGGTGCCGCACCTCATCCACGTCGTGAGCGGCACCGCCGACCTCGTCGTCGACGGCGCCCCCGTGCACCTCGATGCGAAGGAGAACCTCTGGCTCGCGGCCGACGTACCCCACTCCGCGCAGTACGCCCCCGACAGCGTGGTGCTCGGCCCATTCCTCTCCCCCGGCACGACGCCGCCGGTGCCGATGCGCGTGCTCGGCGTGGTGCCGCGGCTCACCGAGATCGCACGCATGATCCTCGGGGCCTCCCCCCGCACCGACGCCCAGATCCGCGTCTTCCGCGAGGCGCTCGACGAGGTGCTGCTCGACCTCGACGCCCCCTACTTCGCGCTGCGCATGCCCACCCACCCCGTCGCCCGCGAGGTGGCCCGCGCGGCCGTCGCGAGCGATCTGACGCTCGAGCGTCTCGCCGCGAGGCGGCGCACGAGCGTGCGCCACGTGCAGCGCCTGTTCCGGGACGAGACCGATCTGCCGTTCACGAACTGGCGGGCGCGGGCCAAGCTCAACGTCGCCATCAGCAGACTGCGCGCGGGCGACAGCGTGCCGGCCGCCGCGCACTACGCCGGCTACGCTTCCCGGGCGAGCCTGCTGAAGTCGCTGAGCCGGGAGTCCGGGGTGGCGCAGCGCCTGCTGGCCGACGACCCGCTCACCGCGCTCGAGACCCGCGCCACCGGAGCGTGA
- a CDS encoding ABC-F family ATP-binding cassette domain-containing protein produces the protein MAHLLGAEALHLEVPTKTVFDSVTLGVAEGDRIGIVGRNGDGKSSLLMMLAGRREPDGGQVTVRSGTTIGVLDQADVFDAGETVGHAIVGERPEYEWAGDPRTRDVIAGLVGDLDWEAPLDALSGGQRRRVALARLLVGDYEILFLDEPTNHLDVEGIAWLADHLKRRWPRDQGALLVVTHDRWFLDEVCTATWEVHDRIVEPFEGGYAAYILQRVERDRQAAAIEQKRQNLARKELAWLRRGAPARTSKPKFRIDAANELIADVPEIRDRVSLQSMAVQRLGKEVVNLHDAGVSYGDRMILEDVEWLLAPGERTGILGVNGAGKSTLLGLISGDVEPTSGRVKRGKTVKVATLTQRLDELEEHLNEPVRVVIARLRTSFTVGSGSKAQELTPGQMLERMGFTSAQLSTPVKDLSGGQKRRLQLLLILLDQPNVLILDEPTNDLDTDMLAAMEDLLDSWPGTLIVVSHDRYFLERVTDQQYAILDRRLRHLPGGVDQYLELRAAQDRARSSAPTSSAGGASPPEPVRGQEAPALSGAERRAAEKELSAVERKMERLQADIAKSRDGLADLDQTDYQLLNVEMAKITAFEDEVAQLEERWLELGEQLDS, from the coding sequence ATGGCTCATCTGCTGGGGGCCGAGGCCCTGCACCTCGAAGTTCCGACCAAGACCGTGTTCGACTCGGTGACGCTCGGCGTCGCCGAGGGCGACCGCATCGGCATCGTCGGCCGAAACGGAGACGGCAAATCGAGCCTGCTCATGATGCTGGCCGGGCGCCGCGAGCCCGACGGCGGCCAGGTGACCGTGCGCAGCGGCACCACCATCGGCGTGCTCGACCAGGCCGACGTCTTCGACGCGGGCGAGACGGTCGGTCACGCGATCGTGGGGGAGCGGCCCGAATACGAGTGGGCCGGCGACCCGCGAACGCGCGACGTGATCGCGGGGCTCGTGGGCGACCTCGACTGGGAAGCGCCGCTCGACGCGCTCTCGGGCGGCCAGCGCCGCCGCGTCGCCCTGGCACGGCTGCTGGTCGGCGACTACGAGATCCTCTTCCTCGACGAGCCCACCAACCACCTCGACGTCGAGGGCATCGCCTGGCTCGCCGATCACCTGAAGCGCCGATGGCCCAGAGACCAGGGCGCGCTGCTCGTCGTCACCCACGACCGCTGGTTCCTCGACGAGGTGTGCACCGCCACCTGGGAGGTGCACGACCGCATCGTCGAACCGTTCGAGGGCGGGTACGCCGCGTACATCCTGCAGCGGGTGGAGCGGGATCGCCAGGCCGCGGCCATCGAGCAGAAACGGCAGAACCTCGCCCGCAAGGAGCTGGCGTGGCTGCGCCGGGGCGCTCCCGCGCGCACCTCGAAGCCGAAGTTCCGCATCGACGCCGCGAACGAACTCATCGCCGACGTGCCCGAGATCCGCGACCGCGTCTCGCTGCAGTCGATGGCCGTGCAGCGCCTCGGCAAGGAGGTCGTGAACCTGCACGACGCGGGCGTCTCCTACGGCGACCGCATGATCCTCGAAGACGTCGAGTGGCTGCTCGCCCCCGGCGAGCGCACGGGCATCCTGGGCGTCAACGGCGCGGGCAAGTCGACGCTGCTCGGGCTCATCTCGGGCGACGTCGAGCCCACCTCCGGTCGGGTGAAGCGCGGCAAGACCGTGAAGGTCGCCACCCTCACCCAGCGCCTCGACGAACTCGAGGAGCACCTGAACGAGCCGGTGCGGGTGGTCATCGCCCGTCTGCGCACGAGCTTCACCGTGGGCAGCGGGTCGAAGGCCCAGGAGCTCACGCCGGGTCAGATGCTCGAGCGCATGGGCTTCACGAGCGCGCAGCTGTCGACCCCGGTGAAGGATCTGTCGGGCGGGCAGAAGCGGCGGCTGCAGCTGCTGCTGATCCTGCTCGACCAGCCGAACGTGCTGATCCTCGACGAGCCGACCAACGACCTCGACACCGACATGCTCGCGGCGATGGAGGATCTGCTCGACTCGTGGCCCGGCACGCTCATCGTGGTGTCGCACGACCGGTACTTCCTGGAGCGCGTCACCGACCAGCAGTACGCGATTCTCGACCGGCGGCTGCGGCACCTGCCCGGCGGGGTGGATCAGTACCTCGAGCTGCGTGCAGCGCAGGATCGCGCGAGATCCTCGGCTCCGACGAGCTCGGCCGGCGGCGCTTCGCCCCCTGAGCCCGTTCGCGGGCAGGAGGCGCCCGCCCTCTCGGGCGCCGAGCGCCGCGCCGCCGAGAAGGAGCTGTCGGCGGTCGAGCGCAAGATGGAGCGGCTGCAGGCCGACATCGCGAAGTCGCGCGACGGTCTCGCCGACCTCGACCAGACCGACTACCAGCTGCTCAACGTCGAGATGGCGAAGATCACCGCGTTCGAGGACGAGGTCGCGCAGCTCGAGGAGCGCTGGCTCGAACTCGGCGAGCAGCTCGACTCCTAG
- a CDS encoding FecCD family ABC transporter permease: protein MTRALAPAPLVCGAAPARRRSRPLWLAASLLLLAATCIASLAVGSAQLSPATVWEALTAPDGSIDHVTIVTLRVPRTVLGVLVGAALAVSGALIQGLTRNPLADPGILGVNAGAGFAISVGVAVLGVTRIQDYLWLGFVGAVVAAALVYGIASRGAGGATPVRLTLVGIALGAVFMGVSQTLALLSTQTFDRMRFWGAGTIADRPAGTIETIWPVIVIGLLLACTTARGMNALALGDDLARSVGTRIEVTRGAGLVAITLLCGAATAAAGPIGFVGLMIPHAVRFVTGPDQRWILPFSLTLGPVLVLASDILGRLIVWPAELQVGVVTAFIGAPVLIALVRRTRVGAL, encoded by the coding sequence GTGACCCGCGCGCTCGCACCCGCGCCGCTCGTGTGCGGCGCCGCTCCGGCCCGGCGCCGCAGCCGCCCCCTGTGGCTCGCGGCGTCGCTGCTGCTGCTCGCGGCGACCTGCATCGCGAGCCTCGCCGTCGGCTCGGCGCAGCTCTCGCCCGCCACGGTGTGGGAGGCGCTCACGGCTCCCGACGGCAGCATCGACCACGTCACGATCGTGACGCTGCGGGTGCCCCGCACGGTGCTGGGCGTGCTCGTCGGCGCGGCGCTCGCGGTCTCGGGCGCGCTCATCCAGGGGCTCACCCGCAACCCGCTCGCCGATCCCGGCATCCTCGGCGTCAACGCGGGGGCCGGGTTCGCGATCTCGGTGGGCGTGGCCGTGCTCGGGGTCACGCGCATCCAGGACTACCTCTGGCTCGGGTTCGTCGGCGCCGTCGTCGCCGCCGCCCTCGTCTACGGCATCGCCTCGCGCGGCGCCGGGGGAGCGACCCCCGTCAGGCTCACGCTCGTCGGCATCGCGCTGGGGGCCGTCTTCATGGGGGTGTCGCAGACGCTCGCGCTGCTCAGCACGCAGACCTTCGACCGGATGCGGTTCTGGGGCGCCGGCACCATCGCCGACCGGCCCGCGGGCACCATCGAGACGATCTGGCCGGTGATCGTGATCGGCCTGCTGCTCGCCTGCACCACCGCGCGCGGCATGAACGCGCTCGCCCTCGGCGACGACCTCGCGCGCTCCGTCGGCACCCGCATCGAGGTCACGCGGGGCGCCGGGCTCGTGGCCATCACCCTGCTCTGCGGCGCGGCGACCGCGGCGGCCGGCCCCATCGGCTTCGTGGGGCTCATGATCCCGCACGCCGTGCGCTTCGTCACCGGCCCCGACCAGCGGTGGATCCTGCCCTTCTCCCTGACGCTCGGGCCCGTCCTCGTGCTCGCCTCCGACATCCTCGGCCGCCTCATCGTCTGGCCCGCCGAGCTGCAGGTCGGGGTGGTCACCGCCTTCATCGGCGCTCCGGTGCTGATCGCGCTCGTGCGCCGCACCCGGGTGGGCGCGCTGTGA
- a CDS encoding VOC family protein produces the protein MSIPRLLDHVVIAGPDLASLVSWFAERTGVVAVRGGAHPTGTANALVALTIGGARGPQYLELIGPDPVRAGEAPPATFGIDALQSPSVRAYSVHPDDIDATVAAARDRGYDPGDVRDLSRRTPGGELLEWRLTGTGEDRLDTPFLIDWGSTPQPGLGDIPSIELVSLVRVEPDPEPLRELTAALGLGDGAAQIVAGDRPGYRLELRRADGAVVTLF, from the coding sequence ATGAGCATCCCTCGACTGCTGGACCACGTCGTCATCGCCGGCCCCGACCTCGCCTCGCTCGTCTCCTGGTTCGCCGAGCGCACCGGCGTCGTGGCAGTGCGGGGAGGGGCCCACCCCACGGGCACGGCCAACGCGCTCGTCGCGCTGACGATCGGCGGAGCGCGCGGCCCGCAGTACCTCGAGCTCATCGGCCCCGACCCGGTGCGCGCGGGGGAGGCACCGCCCGCGACGTTCGGGATCGACGCCCTGCAGAGCCCGAGCGTGCGCGCCTACTCGGTGCACCCCGACGACATCGACGCGACGGTCGCCGCCGCGCGCGACCGGGGCTACGACCCCGGAGACGTTCGGGATCTCTCCCGGCGCACCCCGGGCGGCGAACTGCTGGAGTGGCGACTCACGGGTACCGGGGAGGATCGACTCGACACGCCCTTCCTCATCGATTGGGGATCGACGCCGCAGCCGGGACTGGGGGACATCCCGTCGATCGAGCTGGTCTCGCTGGTGCGGGTCGAGCCCGATCCCGAGCCCCTGCGCGAGTTAACGGCCGCACTCGGCCTCGGCGACGGCGCGGCGCAGATCGTCGCGGGCGATCGGCCGGGCTATCGGCTGGAGCTGCGCCGAGCGGACGGCGCGGTCGTCACCCTCTTCTGA
- a CDS encoding SIP domain-containing protein, translated as MDPDDSATTDPRTHADHDHGHIDCVLAAGDISDLPELRAWCASLPRHNYGQIFIEVFTPFQIQPLDTPHHVGVTWLCREERRPSTRPGIGVPRGQTLADAVDAWLSEWIRADPHSWHFMLWMGARSSSVMRSFWRRVEAEVDQLWSGEMSR; from the coding sequence ATGGACCCCGACGACTCCGCGACGACCGACCCCCGCACGCACGCCGATCACGATCACGGCCACATCGACTGCGTGCTCGCAGCGGGCGACATCAGCGACCTGCCGGAGCTGCGGGCCTGGTGCGCCTCCCTGCCCCGCCACAACTACGGCCAGATCTTCATCGAGGTCTTCACACCGTTCCAGATCCAACCGCTCGATACGCCGCACCACGTCGGGGTGACGTGGCTGTGCCGCGAGGAGCGCCGCCCGAGCACCCGACCCGGCATCGGCGTGCCCCGGGGTCAGACCCTCGCCGACGCCGTCGACGCGTGGCTCTCCGAGTGGATCCGCGCCGATCCGCACTCCTGGCACTTCATGCTCTGGATGGGCGCGCGCTCCAGCTCCGTCATGCGCAGCTTCTGGCGCCGCGTCGAAGCCGAGGTCGACCAGCTGTGGTCGGGCGAGATGTCCCGATAG
- a CDS encoding ABC transporter permease → MPDPDALIPTIAGIAVLVALGAVVLRTAGVTGWWAPAVAVLRGGLQLAALSIVLTGAIGDPLWVTVALAVMFTVASVTSARRVAWTWRSFGIIASGMLAGVSMTLAVIFATGAVELAPRYLLALGGILIGNAMTVATLAARHVHERIDQHWDEVEGWFALGAAPRQATAGFARRAIGEALVPSTDQTRTTGLVALPGAFIGAIFGGLDPIDAGRFQIVVLAGILAAGAITAVIVARGLAPVHQRPLPHR, encoded by the coding sequence ATGCCTGACCCCGACGCCCTGATCCCGACGATCGCCGGGATCGCGGTGCTCGTCGCACTCGGCGCCGTCGTGCTGCGCACCGCGGGAGTGACCGGCTGGTGGGCTCCGGCGGTCGCGGTGCTGCGCGGCGGCCTGCAGCTCGCCGCGCTGAGCATCGTGCTGACGGGTGCGATCGGCGATCCGCTCTGGGTAACGGTCGCGCTCGCGGTGATGTTCACCGTCGCGTCGGTGACGAGCGCCCGTCGCGTCGCGTGGACGTGGCGCAGCTTCGGGATCATCGCCTCGGGCATGCTCGCGGGCGTGTCGATGACGCTGGCCGTCATCTTCGCGACGGGCGCGGTCGAACTCGCGCCGCGCTACCTCCTCGCGCTGGGCGGCATTCTGATCGGCAACGCGATGACGGTGGCGACCCTCGCGGCGCGTCATGTGCACGAGCGCATCGACCAGCACTGGGACGAGGTCGAGGGATGGTTCGCGCTCGGCGCCGCACCGCGGCAGGCGACCGCCGGGTTCGCGAGGCGGGCCATCGGCGAGGCACTCGTGCCCTCGACCGACCAGACCAGAACGACGGGGCTCGTCGCGCTGCCCGGCGCCTTCATCGGGGCGATCTTCGGGGGCCTCGACCCGATCGACGCGGGCCGCTTCCAGATCGTCGTGCTCGCCGGGATCCTGGCGGCGGGCGCCATCACCGCGGTCATCGTGGCCCGAGGCCTCGCCCCGGTGCATCAGCGCCCGCTGCCGCATCGCTGA
- a CDS encoding siderophore-interacting protein, giving the protein MRRVTLTGEQLGAFTTGGVELPAFASPAFDDHVKLIFASDGDVGSVLPLQLPHGIEWEPSETRQGRDYTPRRYDPGARELDLDFVLHGEGPAASWARDARPGDELWFAGPKSSTVVPADVDWVLLAGDETALPAIARFFEERPVAAPVRAVVVLSDAEARQELAVGQADAVEWVVADAGDETALAAAVERVEPLPGTPYVWAAAESRSLLAVRRRARALGAPKSHVNITGYWHLRDEEDRSGDAAPGGAAAGAPGVSVGLPSPPVEWFAVRAALRLGLLDAVADGALGIGALAARLGVGAASLRVLADALTAGGILAIEGGEGTAGGSEDGEAAGAARAGEDARIGLGRLGEELVEDEHARERFDGMAADQVLALAALPEAMTGGGPAWRIAHRSTLRQTVVADADEYAELVEHAEGAASVFTGLPASPVWRGHRRIAVTGPGALAVAEALRATVDAPLTVVEEPGPLGVLREAAGEDPDVTFSANWDGHELAVAALALAHRTDGEARELLAQLREAAPAAVLVEQLTPDGLSPASRAHGALVDLGTLGDPPRTAETVLSLAAEAGWRVAARRKLGWGVEAVELVGTEPSPACGGAEPARGADPERAVGPAPES; this is encoded by the coding sequence ATGCGCCGCGTCACTCTGACCGGCGAGCAGCTCGGCGCCTTCACGACCGGAGGCGTCGAACTGCCCGCGTTCGCGAGCCCGGCGTTCGACGACCACGTCAAACTGATCTTCGCGTCCGACGGCGACGTGGGCTCCGTGCTGCCGTTGCAGCTGCCCCACGGCATCGAGTGGGAGCCCTCGGAGACGCGGCAGGGGCGCGACTACACGCCCCGGCGCTACGACCCCGGAGCCCGTGAGCTCGACCTCGACTTCGTGCTGCACGGCGAGGGGCCGGCCGCCTCCTGGGCGCGCGACGCCCGGCCCGGCGACGAGCTCTGGTTCGCCGGGCCGAAATCGTCGACGGTCGTTCCCGCAGACGTCGACTGGGTGCTGCTGGCGGGCGACGAGACCGCGCTGCCGGCGATCGCCCGCTTCTTCGAGGAGCGCCCGGTCGCCGCGCCCGTGCGCGCCGTCGTCGTGTTGAGCGACGCCGAGGCCAGGCAGGAGCTCGCAGTCGGCCAGGCGGACGCGGTGGAGTGGGTGGTCGCGGACGCGGGCGACGAGACCGCGCTCGCCGCGGCCGTCGAGCGGGTCGAGCCGCTGCCCGGCACCCCCTACGTCTGGGCCGCCGCCGAGAGCCGGTCGCTGCTCGCCGTGCGCCGCCGCGCGCGGGCGCTCGGGGCCCCGAAGAGCCACGTCAACATCACCGGGTACTGGCACCTGCGCGATGAGGAGGACCGCAGCGGCGACGCCGCGCCCGGAGGCGCCGCCGCGGGTGCGCCCGGCGTCTCCGTCGGGCTGCCCTCGCCGCCCGTCGAGTGGTTCGCCGTGCGCGCCGCGCTGCGCCTCGGGCTCCTCGACGCGGTCGCCGACGGCGCGCTCGGGATCGGCGCGCTCGCCGCCCGGCTCGGCGTCGGGGCCGCATCGCTGCGAGTGCTCGCCGACGCGCTGACCGCCGGCGGGATCCTCGCGATCGAGGGCGGAGAGGGAACCGCGGGCGGGTCCGAAGACGGTGAAGCGGCCGGTGCGGCCCGCGCCGGCGAGGACGCGAGGATCGGTCTCGGCCGGCTCGGGGAGGAGCTCGTGGAGGACGAGCACGCGCGCGAGCGGTTCGACGGGATGGCCGCGGATCAGGTACTCGCGCTCGCCGCGCTGCCCGAGGCCATGACCGGGGGCGGCCCCGCCTGGCGGATCGCGCACCGCAGCACTCTGCGGCAGACGGTGGTGGCCGACGCCGACGAGTATGCGGAGCTCGTCGAGCACGCCGAGGGCGCGGCGTCGGTGTTCACCGGTCTGCCCGCTTCGCCGGTGTGGCGCGGGCACCGACGCATCGCCGTGACCGGCCCGGGCGCGCTCGCGGTCGCCGAGGCGCTGCGAGCGACCGTCGACGCCCCGCTCACCGTGGTCGAGGAGCCTGGCCCGCTCGGGGTGCTGCGGGAGGCCGCGGGCGAGGATCCCGACGTGACCTTCTCCGCGAACTGGGACGGGCACGAGCTGGCCGTCGCCGCGCTCGCGCTCGCCCACCGCACCGACGGAGAGGCGCGCGAGCTGCTCGCACAGCTGCGCGAGGCGGCGCCCGCGGCCGTGCTCGTCGAGCAGCTCACGCCCGACGGCCTCAGCCCCGCGAGCCGCGCCCACGGCGCCCTGGTCGATCTCGGCACGCTCGGCGACCCGCCCCGCACGGCCGAGACGGTGCTGAGCCTCGCAGCCGAGGCCGGCTGGCGCGTCGCCGCCCGCCGCAAGCTCGGCTGGGGCGTCGAAGCCGTCGAACTCGTCGGAACGGAGCCGTCGCCCGCCTGTGGCGGAGCCGAGCCCGCGCGGGGCGCCGATCCCGAGCGCGCCGTCGGCCCCGCCCCCGAGTCGTGA
- a CDS encoding FecCD family ABC transporter permease, with amino-acid sequence MIYLLAFRRGLSGFRLIIVGIAVSAILSSVNTWFSVKAELGLAVQVAVWGAGSLAGVEWPVVVAALAVAVPLLLLMPTVGRRLRQLELGDDAAASLGLAVERSKVLVVVAGVALTAVVTAVAGPVAFIALAAPPIAARLTGRTGSSDLLGAALVGSLLLAGADLIAQHAVPGATLPVGAVTVCIGGGYLVWLLFRESGRS; translated from the coding sequence ATCATCTACCTGCTCGCCTTCAGGCGCGGTCTGAGCGGGTTCCGGCTCATCATCGTGGGCATCGCGGTGTCGGCGATCCTGTCGTCGGTGAACACCTGGTTCAGCGTGAAGGCCGAACTGGGCCTCGCCGTGCAGGTCGCGGTGTGGGGCGCGGGCAGCCTGGCCGGCGTCGAGTGGCCGGTCGTCGTGGCGGCGCTCGCGGTCGCGGTGCCGCTGCTGCTGCTCATGCCGACGGTCGGCCGACGCCTGCGCCAGCTCGAACTCGGCGACGACGCGGCGGCCTCGCTCGGTCTCGCGGTCGAGCGCAGCAAGGTGCTCGTGGTGGTCGCGGGCGTGGCCCTGACCGCGGTCGTCACGGCGGTGGCGGGACCCGTCGCGTTCATCGCCCTCGCGGCGCCCCCGATCGCCGCGCGGCTCACCGGCCGCACCGGCTCCTCGGACCTGCTCGGCGCCGCGCTCGTCGGCTCGCTGCTGCTCGCCGGCGCCGACCTCATCGCCCAGCACGCGGTGCCGGGCGCCACCCTGCCGGTGGGGGCCGTCACCGTCTGCATCGGCGGCGGCTACCTCGTCTGGCTCCTCTTTCGCGAAAGCGGTCGTTCATGA
- a CDS encoding ABC transporter ATP-binding protein, translating to MNPSPSPLVASGVRGGYDRRIVLDGVDVEIPDGSFTAIIGPNACGKSTLLRVLARLLKPRDGAVLLDGADIRDLSAKQLARRLGLLPQTPIAPDGITVADLVGRGRHPHQSLLSQWSRGDEEAVARAMAATRVSELAERQISELSGGQRQRVWIAMALAQQTGLLLLDEPTTYLDITYQLEVLELLERLRGEGRTIVAVLHDLNQAARYADHLIAMRDGAILAQGAPGELLTVETVERVFGLRSRIIADPDTGSPIVLPRSAV from the coding sequence ATGAACCCATCACCCTCCCCGCTCGTCGCGTCGGGCGTGCGCGGCGGCTACGACCGCCGGATCGTGCTCGACGGCGTCGACGTCGAGATCCCCGACGGATCGTTCACCGCCATCATCGGGCCCAACGCCTGCGGCAAGTCGACGCTGCTGCGCGTGCTGGCGCGGTTGCTGAAGCCCAGGGACGGAGCGGTGCTGCTCGACGGCGCCGACATCCGCGACCTCTCGGCGAAGCAGCTCGCCCGCCGGCTCGGGCTGCTGCCGCAGACGCCGATCGCTCCCGACGGCATCACCGTCGCCGACCTCGTCGGGCGCGGGCGGCACCCGCACCAGAGCCTGCTCTCGCAGTGGAGCCGCGGCGACGAGGAGGCCGTCGCGCGGGCGATGGCGGCCACCCGGGTGAGCGAACTCGCCGAGCGGCAGATCAGCGAGCTCTCGGGCGGGCAGCGCCAGCGGGTCTGGATCGCGATGGCGCTCGCCCAGCAGACGGGCCTGCTGCTGCTCGACGAGCCGACCACCTACCTCGACATCACCTACCAGCTCGAGGTGCTCGAACTGCTCGAGCGGTTGCGGGGCGAGGGGCGCACGATCGTCGCCGTGCTGCACGACCTCAACCAGGCCGCGCGCTACGCCGACCATCTCATCGCGATGCGGGACGGAGCGATCCTCGCGCAGGGCGCGCCGGGCGAGCTGCTGACGGTCGAGACCGTCGAGCGCGTGTTCGGGCTGCGGTCGCGCATCATCGCGGATCCCGACACGGGGTCGCCGATCGTGCTGCCGCGGTCCGCGGTGTAG
- a CDS encoding lipase family protein — MTSSASHAGTPLRIMLGLGSVLAGTALFLAPLSPQAIAVVTGAALLLTGVVLLLRTRRDRATGSGRISRTGLALAVLVMLLGAVIAIWPAGGAPGLAFLIGAALVAHGLFSAVRALRSDAPDRASDLIAAVATAAFGALTFTWPVLTLAVFRYGVGAWFVFFGLRTLIELIPRRRSRRGDAADRETDTGGGAVRPSRARRWTRALGSVAALALALLLAYGSGTILGGAPLPEPGRFYAAPAEVPSEPGRLLRAEPLTTGVPAGAQAWRILYTTTHPDGSPAVSSGTVIAPKQLGDEPLPLLTVAHGTTGVVPKCAPSLSAAPFADGAGTALAEMVTQHGWAAVTSDYIGLGTQGTHPYLIGDAEARNVLDASRAVQQLDQLETTTDTVVWGHSQGGQGALWTGQIAGDYAPELTVKGVAAFAPAADLYGLAEADKTDAAGKTVSAYIAATWDRIYPELELERHLPPPPPPGRPAVSRRSRISASTATTCSPPSCGARRCRTRSSPTASSPASSATGSRRRIPRVPSPRPSWSRRGSPIRSSSPTCSTTGSPRAAGRASRSTTAPSPGSATTRSSPPTRRSPRRSCSGRSTAGTAPPPPPTATTCRGDLAGSSSRRRLTRRRREPTGPVRAPSARTGPARHGSLRENAAGR; from the coding sequence ATGACCTCCTCAGCGTCGCACGCGGGCACGCCGCTGCGCATCATGCTCGGCCTCGGTTCGGTGCTCGCGGGCACCGCCCTGTTCCTCGCGCCGCTGTCGCCGCAGGCCATCGCGGTCGTCACCGGCGCGGCGCTGCTGCTCACGGGTGTCGTGCTGCTGCTGCGCACCCGCCGCGACCGCGCGACCGGCTCGGGCCGGATCTCGCGCACGGGTCTAGCGCTCGCGGTCCTCGTCATGCTCCTCGGGGCCGTCATCGCGATCTGGCCCGCGGGCGGCGCTCCGGGCCTCGCGTTCCTCATCGGCGCCGCGCTCGTCGCGCACGGGCTGTTCTCGGCGGTGCGGGCGCTCCGCTCGGACGCCCCCGACCGCGCCTCCGACCTCATCGCGGCGGTCGCGACGGCCGCGTTCGGCGCGCTCACCTTCACCTGGCCGGTGCTCACCCTCGCGGTGTTCCGCTACGGGGTGGGCGCCTGGTTCGTGTTCTTCGGGCTGCGCACGCTGATCGAGCTGATCCCCCGCCGGCGCTCCCGTCGCGGTGATGCGGCGGATCGCGAGACCGACACCGGGGGCGGCGCCGTGCGCCCGTCGCGGGCACGGCGCTGGACGCGCGCCCTCGGCTCGGTGGCGGCGCTCGCGCTCGCGCTCCTCCTCGCCTACGGCAGCGGCACGATCCTCGGCGGCGCCCCGCTCCCGGAGCCCGGTCGTTTCTACGCCGCGCCCGCCGAGGTCCCGAGCGAGCCCGGCCGGCTGCTGCGCGCGGAACCCCTCACCACCGGGGTGCCCGCGGGAGCACAGGCGTGGCGGATCCTCTACACGACCACCCACCCGGACGGGTCGCCGGCCGTGTCGAGCGGCACCGTCATCGCCCCGAAGCAGCTCGGCGACGAGCCGCTCCCCCTGCTCACCGTCGCGCACGGCACCACCGGCGTCGTGCCGAAGTGCGCACCCTCGCTGAGCGCCGCCCCCTTCGCCGACGGCGCGGGCACCGCGCTCGCCGAAATGGTCACGCAGCACGGCTGGGCCGCCGTCACCTCCGACTACATCGGGCTCGGCACCCAGGGCACCCACCCCTACCTGATCGGCGACGCAGAGGCCCGCAACGTGCTCGACGCGTCGCGCGCCGTGCAGCAGCTCGATCAGCTCGAGACCACCACCGACACGGTGGTCTGGGGCCACTCGCAGGGCGGGCAGGGCGCGCTGTGGACGGGCCAGATCGCGGGCGACTACGCCCCCGAGCTCACCGTGAAGGGCGTTGCCGCGTTCGCGCCGGCCGCCGACCTCTACGGCCTCGCCGAGGCCGACAAGACCGACGCGGCGGGCAAGACCGTGTCCGCCTACATCGCGGCCACCTGGGACCGCATCTACCCCGAGCTCGAGCTCGAGCGGCACCTCCCCCCTCCCCCCCCCCCGGGTCGGCCGGCGGTGTCGAGAAGATCGAGGATCTCTGCTTCAACGGCGACGACGTGCTCGCCGCCATCCTGCGGGGCTCGCAGGTGCCGAACCAGATCTTCCCCGACAGCGTCCTCGCCGGCGAGTTCGGCGACCGGCTCAAGGCGCAGGATCCCACGGGTCCCTTCCCCGCGCCCGTCATGGTCGCGCAGGGGCTCGCCGATCCGCTCGTCAAGCCCGACATGCAGCACGACTGGGTCGCCGCGCGCTGCGGGGCGGGCGAGCAGATCGACTACCGCACCTTCCCCGGGCTCAGCCACAACACGCTCGTCGCCGCCGACTCGCCGCTCACCCCGCAGATCGTGCAGTGGACGCTCGACCGCTGGAACGGCGCCCCCGCCACCCCCAACTGCGACGACCTGCCGGGGTGATCTCGCGGGCTCGTCATCGCGTCGTCGGCTCACGAGACGGCGCCGGGAACCGACGGGTCCGGTTCGCGCGCCGAGCGCACGAACCGGACCCGCCCGTCATGGTTCCCTCCGGGAGAACGCAGCGGGGCGCTAG